Below is a window of Sciurus carolinensis chromosome 6, mSciCar1.2, whole genome shotgun sequence DNA.
TGTTAAGTTCCAGAAGGTTTTAGAAAGGTGAGCACTccaagagggaaaagggaaagggtggggggaggctggagttgtagctcagtgatagaacacttgcctagcatgcacaaaggccTGGAATTGATCCTCAAacaccaagaaaaagaaaaaatgtcaagaGGAGTAAGGATGACAGCAAAGTTAGGTATTTACAGGGTTCAAGACAACTAAGAACAAAGGCATTCTGGAAGAACACAGTAAGAGAAtatggcttattttaaaaaataacaatagtaataaaatagCTACTATTCACATGTTTATTATGTGCCAAGAACAATGCTATATACTCTACATTTTTTCTAACTCTAAACAATTTAATAAAGTAGTACCTGTCTCTTCACTTTTTAAAGCACATAAACCAAGTACCATACAATTTAAACATCCCACCTCAAGTTACACAGTAGGAAGTGCCACAGCAAGGTTTGAACCAGGTCAGCCTGGCTCCAACGCCATGCTCTTCTCCCCATCAAACCCCAGTGGACTTTACTGGAAGGTGTGTGTACTGAGCGCACACAGAGGAGTGGAATAAAACCTCCTTGTCATTTCTTTCCAGAGCTCTCAATTCCCTCTACTCACCTCCAGGCAGGACAGGTGCAGAGGGTCCATCCAAGGCACAGGTGGGTGCAGGTGGGGAGAAACTGGGAGGAGAAGGGGATGGCAGTGTCTGGAGGTAGGGTGGGCATAGAGTTATTCCTGGCATTGAGAAGGCTTCACCAGTTATTCCTTTCATCCCACTTTCAATTCCTGTTCTCTCACTTCCCAATACAGAAAATGGCCAAATGCTCATATCTAGGTAGGGGTTATAACTGATATCTACTTCAACAGTCAGTGTGTACTGAATGCTTACTTTGTCTCAGGTGTTCTGCTAGTACTGCACATACCTTATTTCATTCTATCCTCACCACCCCATAAGATAGGGGTAGTCATAACATATGACTCATGTTAGAAGTGAGATTCATATTGGGCCATTTGTCAAAGTTCACGGAGTTAGTGGCATAGTGCTGGCTAGAACCCAGGTCTCTTGACTCCCAATTATGCTCTTCATGCTGTCTTATGGCAATAAGCATCAACATTTAAGCTTTTCCAGTGTGCCATGGTGCTAAGGGCTTTACATTTATTATCTCTCATGATAGTGAGCCTGCTAAAGCaggtattattatctccattttacacatGCAGAAACCAGCTTAGAGAGGTTAAATCATTGTCTAAGGTCATGCAATAGAAGATTTGAATCTAAAGTCCTCCAAACTCCTATGAAGTTTGCcttaatttcccttttctctctctgcccagCCAAAGGAGATGGGAAGGCCCAAACCACCACAGGAGGTAAAACTGGGGAGAAGCTGGGGCATTAAAATGAATATGGGCCTTCCTGGAGTGAGAGGATCAACCCAGAGGTAGCTGGGATCCAAGGAGACTGACCTGTTCAGGGTCACAGAGTTCAGGTGGCCCTGGAGGGCCAAGCAGCTCCTCCACCAGCAGGGAGGGGAAGACCCCAACATGGCCTCCAAATTCTCCCCTCCAGAAGCCATCATCCACTCCATCTTGGGCCCGGGGTAGCAGGCGGATGAGTGCCCCTTCTGGGAAGCTCAGTTCTTCTTCACTCTGTCCAGTGTAGCTATATAGTGCACGGGCAAGGAATGCTGTAGAAGCCCAGGAGAGATGGTGAGAGAAGGAAATGGGTGGCAGTACCCTAGGACCATGACAACCCAGGATCAAAACCACCCAATAATTCATATCCATATTCAGGATCCCTAGGCCAGATTTAGCCTTTCCTACCTGTGGGCTCTAcacccgagggattgtcactgtCACGGCCACTCTCAGGAAGGGAAAGATCCGGGAAGTTGAGATACCGCTCAGGCACAAAGCCTACCTTGCCATGCTGGTTCCGAGCCTGCTCACCCAGCAATGTGAATAGGTATCAGATTTACCTAGGCAGTCAATGGCCCTGGCTCTCCTCCACTTTGGTTTCTAGCTTACTTGGGTAGATACTTGCAGGATAAAGAGAAGTCTTCCCACTACCCCCAACCCAAGATCAGAACCCAGGATCCCATACGTACCTTGACCCATTCATCAGCATCTCCCTCCTCTATGACCTCCAGCCACTCACCCTCCGTGATGGTCAGCTCATCCTCATGCCCTGCCTAAGCCCCATAAGGAAGGATTCAGGATTTGGCTGTCTTTTATGGTTACCCATATGAAGTCCCCATTCCCATTCATACCTGATACCCAAATACCACATGTgcggggcaggggaagggcctgGTGGCTAGGGCTGGTGGGGCAGGCTCCTCAAAGAGCTCCCCTGCCTCTTCACATTCATCAAAGTCAGAAAGCTCAGCATCTTCAGCCTAGAGAAGGGCAGAGGTAAACATCATTATGGGGCCCCCTTCTCCATCCTACCTCTAAAGGACACCTAGGATCCTCCTGTAAGGTGGTACTCCTGAACCAATCACCATACCTCACAACCAAAATCACCATAAAGCAGGATGATACTAAATAAGAGTTACAGCAACTGAGTGGTTAAAGTATCCCCAGTACATGTTAACTATATACATTGTTTCACTTAATCGTCATAATTTGCATAACTATtaacctctttctttctttctttctttctttctttctttctttctttctttctttattgtaaacaaatggggtacaacttgtttctctgtttgtacatgaagtagaggcataccatttgtgtagtcatacattgacatgggataatggtgtttgattcattctattattttttccttccccccaccttccccctccttttttattttaagaaactgaggctcagaaaagttaAGTCACTTTCTAAGATTACACAGCTAGGAAGTGGAGTGGCTGATATTCAAACCATTTACTCTCAGAAcctgagtttttcatttggtttggtttggttcgGTTCAATactgggattaaatccagggacactttaccactgagttatattcccagccctttttattttttattttaaggtaggctttcactgtgttgctgaggctggcctcaaacttgtgattctcctgcctctacctcctgagctgggattacaggtgtgctccactgtgcctggctagatcCTGAGTTTTTTGAGGGGAGGTActagggcttgaactcaggggcactcaaccactgggccacatccccagtccttttttgtattttatttagagacagggtcttactaagttgcttagcacctcgcttttgctgaggctagctttgaactcttgatccttctgcctcagtctcccgagccactgggattacaggcatatgccacagtACCTGGGAGAACCTGAGTTCTTAACCATCATTTTATACTCCtaataaaagtttattgaggACTCTCTAGGCCAGAAATCATGCGAAGACATATAAGTGATCTCATTTAAGCCACACAATGGCCTTCTGAGTTAAGTACTGCTGTCATCCAGTTTACAGGGCCTGCCTTCCACTGGGGAGCTTTATCCTCCTGAGTATGTGTGGCTAGGATTGGAGAGAAGCTCACCGTTGGGGAGAGGTCCCTCTGGGACAGCCGAGCCTCACTGAGTCGTCGCTCTTGTTCCACCTCATCCTGGGCCTGGGTCATGGCTGGCTTCAGCCAGTGCTGCACATCCAGGCCAGCCCCCTGCAGCAGGGCCAGCCGAGCAGCTCCCTTCACCTGGCTCACCTGGCACAATGTGGAAGGGAATTAGTGGAGCCTGGCCAATACGTCTACCTCTGCCACCTTACTTCCCAACCCCCCCCATCAGAAAGAGGAATGGAGGGGGTGTTGCTGAGGAGATAGAACCTTAGTATCTCTAAGCCTAGGGCTGTGCCTCACCTGTGCCCGACGAatgctctccctcacttcctgtaGTCGCTGTTCTATGCCTGGGGCCTCACGGTCTGGAGCCTGCTGCCGTCTTTGCTCGAGTCGCTGCAGCACCTGGTGAGGAAGAAGGGTGGGTGGCAATACTGTGGGCCATAACTTACTCTGGGCCTGGTACCTTGCTAGTTGCATCACTTGCATTATGTCATTTAATCTTCCCTATAAGGTGGGTGCTATTACTGGCCCCACTGTAGTGATGAGGAAATTAAAATCCAGAGAGGTGAAGTCATTCCCTTACCCAGGATTACAGAATTCAGAAGCAACAGAagagaatttgaacccaggtcagcCTCAATCCAAAAACTGCTCTTAATTACTAAGTCATATTGTTATGTTAAAGTGCCTTTCCTTCCCATCCTGTCTGTAGTCCCATGACACCCCCAATGTCTCCATGATCCCCATTTTCAGCAATTCTTGCCCACCCACAACACCTGCACCCCCACCTCACCCAATGCCCATGGTGCTGGATCTTGTAGTCTCGGGCAGCTCGGCTTGTCCAGCGCTGGATCTCTTTCTCTAGGCCACTCTCCCCAGCCGTACCTCCTGCTCCCCTCTCAAGGGCACACACCTGAATGGAACAGGGGTTGATGGGAGGAAGATCTGAGGTCATCCTTCTTCCCAGTTTCCTCCTTTTACCTCTATTTACCTTAAATTCCAAGGATAAGAACAAAGGTGGGAGCACATGTCTGAATCACAGGAACACAGGATCACAGGAACAGGATCCAAGTGAGGGACAGGGGGAAGAAAGTAGAAGTGAAGTGACTGAATGGTGGAACGAGGTGTGTTTGTATGTCCTGGTAAGAGGGAAGTGAACTGGTGTTCTGAGTTAAGAGTCACTGAGTTAGTACTAGGACAAGAATAATAGGACAGGATACCTAAACCACTTACATTTGGCTTGGTTTCAACCAGCAGGAAAGTCTCACCTGATCGGCCCCTGCTGGCTGAAACTGCTGAGGTGGGGTCGGGGAAAAGACTCCAGACTCCTGAAGAAACAGCTTTACATCCTGCTCCCAGTTTACCTGGGGGTGGGAAAAAACATGGTGGCCCACTCACTGGCCCCCTCTCCAACCCTGTCCCCAGCACCTCTTAGAAGGAGAAGGACAAGGTAAGAAGAAAAGGGGCACATATGCAATGTGAGGTCTTTATTGAGAGAAGCATTAAAAGGACCTCAAAGGGAGCTCCCACAGTCCCTAACTCTCACCTGAGAGGTTGCCTGCCCTCCCAGGCGGGCATGTTCCAAGACCACCTCTGCAGCTTCCAGCTCAGCACGGCTCAGTAAGTTCAGAGGGTCTCTCAAGTGTTCTGACAACTCACTGACCAGGGCCTGGAGAGAACCCCAAGACACCTTTCTCTCAGGCCTCTACTACAGAGCAAGCACACTGTCCAAGTATGGGTGGGGGATGGACATGAGGGATGGGAAAGAGAGGAGTAAGGCATTATTACTGCTTCTAATTATAGGCCCTCATATATGTATACCACTACttatcaatttttttgtgtgtattagGTATTAAATCCTAAACAATGTGtccaccctctgcctcctcatTTTCCCCTCCCCATCAGAAAGAGGAGTAGAGGGGATGATGTCTGAGAAGACAGGATGTCAGTGGCTATGCTAGgccagtactctaccactgagctatacccacagctCCACTTAACAGTTTAAAAACTACTTTCATATCCATTCTCTTCCTTGAACCTCACTGGTGTTATAAGGTAGGCAGAAGTGTGTCTAACCCTGATGAGAAATATGAGGTTCAAAGGAGTTAAGCGTCCTATATGATATCATGCAGCCAGAACCCAAGTATATATTTTCTACCCACTATAAGCAGACTAGGTCCCTGGAACCAGCCAGCCTCAGGGGAGTGGAATTCTCCTCACTTCCTGAGGGGTAGGGGTAATTTGGGTAAGGACTGGCCTTGAGCAGAGCTGGCAGTTCCTCCTGGTAGTAGTGGTCAAGGTGGGCATTGGTAGCCACCAAGTTGAGCAGGTACTCATTGCGGGCTGCTCGCAGTTGCTGAGAGTACTGGGCTGATTGGGCAGACAGCTAGGAGGGGAAAACAGGTGTCAACAGAGAGCCCTGAATTCAAAGCCAATCCAGAACCCAGATCCAGACTGAATTCTTACATTATTAAAGATTTACTGCATGCCTGGTATTATACTAAAAGTTTTACATACAACTCCTGCTCAAACTCCTGCTCTAGTGGCTTCTAtatacatcaaaaataaaatccaaacttctCTATGGTGGTCTACTGGGTCCAACATGAGTTGACCCCTGTAACCTCTCTGACCTCTTTTTAAGTACTCTCCCCTTACAGGGTTCCAGCACACTGGCCTTCTCTCAATTTCTTGAGCCTACAAAGGAACTCTTCTCAGTTCCTTGAGCCTACCTCAGGACCTTTCCATTCACCATTCCCTCTCTCTGGGATGTTCTTTCCTTAGATCTTTCATGGATGGCCCCATCTTGACACTCAGGCCATTTGTTCAAAGAGGCCTTCTCTCTAAATCACACTCCTTTTTTACCCTTCAACATAACACCTTGTTTTATTTCCATCTTCATCtgattatttgtttatatattctgtctCCCTCAACCAGGCTGTGAGGGCAATAACTCCACTGGTCATGTTGTGCATTGCATCCCTAAGGGGTAGAATAGTGCCTAGTGCAcagaataaatacatattaaaggagtcaaaaagaaagatattatttCCATTgtgcagatgaagaaaatgaggctcGGAGAAATAAGTAAGTTAACCTTGGTCAACTACTTAAGAAATAGGGGAGCCTGGATTCAACCAGGCTCTGATACTTATGACATTAGATTCCAAACCACTCAGCCCTCTGCCCCCACTCAGGCCCTCATCCCCCAGACCTTAGCACTTAGTTTCTGGAGACTGGTCCGAGAATGGAAGATCCCATGGTCACTTCGGTTCAGCCTGCGCAAGTAAGGGAGAGGAATAGGTATCAGGCCCAGCTTTGAAGCCTTGACTCTACCCCATACCTCCCCATACCCTGACCTTGGGCCCACCTGGCCTGGACATCAGCTGCTTTCTCCTGTGCCAAGGCCCATACACGCTCCCGCTGCCCATACAGCTTCCGACTTCGGCTCAGTTCCCGGACAGACTGCAGCACCTCTGCCTGCGCCCTCTGCAGACTCTCTGTTCCCTAGTGGCATGGACACAGAATATCTTGACCCAGACTACCTCCAGTGCCAAGCCAACTCTTCCTTCACCCCATCCACTGAGCCATACCTTCCTAAGCACCTGCTCCTTGGCACTCCGCCCTGTGCCCCCCGCTAGGTCACGGTATCGATCAGACGCCTGGAGCCGCGTTTGGCCCCCAGCCACGGTGGCATCCAGCAAGCAGCGCCAGGCACCAAACActgtcctgcccctccccagagaAGGTCTATGTTGAAGAGGGGAGCACTCCACAGCTTCATCAGACCCCCCACCAACACCATGAGAGACAGAGtactttccttcccccacttgTCTGGGAGCCCATCAATCGATCAGCCCATTAGCTCAGCCACAGGATCACTCCTGCCCCTCCGCCCCCACCCACAGTGTCCTTGCTGGGTCAGCTCCTCTCCTGCTGCTGTGTCAGCTCTACCTGCAGCTCACatgccctccccaccccactaGGCCTTCATCCCCACAGGTCTCTAAAGGCTAAGCTCCCCATCACATTTTGGCCCCTGTGACCCTCCCCCTCCATTAGACCCACCTGCTGTCCATCTCCCCACTGCGTTGCCCTTCCCTCTTCAGGAATGGCCCAGCCAGTTTCTGGAGTGCCTGGTAAGAAAGCCATCACAGGCCCAGTTCTTTGGAAGACCCACCCCAACTGGGAAAATACAGGCCCAGAGTATAACAATACTATTCTTGGATATATAATATGTGCCACTTGCTTTGCCAAATGCCTTAcattcattatcttatttaatccttacaataacCCTACACAAAGGTAgggtattattattcccattttacagagaagaaaactgagtcCAAGAAATGtaaagtaacttgtccaaggtcacacaaatAGTAAAGAGCACATCAGAGATTTGACACGTCTTCCTGACTCTAGGCATTTGTTCTTGACCACAGTAAGGGAGGGACATTTCTGGTGGTGTAAAGGAGGCTAAAACAAGAGGGAAGGTCCATAGAAGAGTCCCATACCTGCCCATACTCTCGTTCAATGGCTGCCCTCTGCTTGCTGTAAGATCTGTGGAGATTGAGGGTATGATGAGGGTAATTGTTTGATCCTGTTTTACCACTCTCAATCCTCTCCACAACCTGGGCAGTAGAAAGAGGGGAGCCATCCCTATAGTGTGACTAGACCCAGAGGGAATGGGACAGAAGAGACAGAGTCCTTGAGATCACCTCGGGCAGCTGCAACACAGGACAGCCTCATTG
It encodes the following:
- the Fchsd1 gene encoding F-BAR and double SH3 domains protein 1 isoform X2; the protein is MDSRTVFGAWRCLLDATVAGGQTRLQASDRYRDLAGGTGRSAKEQVLRKGTESLQRAQAEVLQSVRELSRSRKLYGQRERVWALAQEKAADVQARLNRSDHGIFHSRTSLQKLSAKLSAQSAQYSQQLRAARNEYLLNLVATNAHLDHYYQEELPALLKALVSELSEHLRDPLNLLSRAELEAAEVVLEHARLGGQATSQVNWEQDVKLFLQESGVFSPTPPQQFQPAGADQVCALERGAGGTAGESGLEKEIQRWTSRAARDYKIQHHGHWVLQRLEQRRQQAPDREAPGIEQRLQEVRESIRRAQVSQVKGAARLALLQGAGLDVQHWLKPAMTQAQDEVEQERRLSEARLSQRDLSPTAEDAELSDFDECEEAGELFEEPAPPALATRPFPCPAHVVFGYQAGHEDELTITEGEWLEVIEEGDADEWVKARNQHGKVGFVPERYLNFPDLSLPESGRDSDNPSGVEPTAFLARALYSYTGQSEEELSFPEGALIRLLPRAQDGVDDGFWRGEFGGHVGVFPSLLVEELLGPPGPPELCDPEQTLPSPSPPSFSPPAPTCALDGPSAPVLPGDKALDSPGSLDLMAPRLRPMRPPPPPPAKAPDPGHPDSLT
- the Fchsd1 gene encoding F-BAR and double SH3 domains protein 1 isoform X1; protein product: MQPPPRKVKPAQEVKLRFLEQLSILQTQQQKEADLLEDIRSYSKQRAAIEREYGQALQKLAGPFLKREGQRSGEMDSRTVFGAWRCLLDATVAGGQTRLQASDRYRDLAGGTGRSAKEQVLRKGTESLQRAQAEVLQSVRELSRSRKLYGQRERVWALAQEKAADVQARLNRSDHGIFHSRTSLQKLSAKLSAQSAQYSQQLRAARNEYLLNLVATNAHLDHYYQEELPALLKALVSELSEHLRDPLNLLSRAELEAAEVVLEHARLGGQATSQVNWEQDVKLFLQESGVFSPTPPQQFQPAGADQVCALERGAGGTAGESGLEKEIQRWTSRAARDYKIQHHGHWVLQRLEQRRQQAPDREAPGIEQRLQEVRESIRRAQVSQVKGAARLALLQGAGLDVQHWLKPAMTQAQDEVEQERRLSEARLSQRDLSPTAEDAELSDFDECEEAGELFEEPAPPALATRPFPCPAHVVFGYQAGHEDELTITEGEWLEVIEEGDADEWVKARNQHGKVGFVPERYLNFPDLSLPESGRDSDNPSGVEPTAFLARALYSYTGQSEEELSFPEGALIRLLPRAQDGVDDGFWRGEFGGHVGVFPSLLVEELLGPPGPPELCDPEQTLPSPSPPSFSPPAPTCALDGPSAPVLPGDKALDSPGSLDLMAPRLRPMRPPPPPPAKAPDPGHPDSLT